A window of the Anoplolepis gracilipes chromosome 11, ASM4749672v1, whole genome shotgun sequence genome harbors these coding sequences:
- the Dbp80 gene encoding DEAD-box helicase Dbp80 has protein sequence MASTKVDWGQYADEQDKLASKVTNLNLDKPNPAAPAIPSESVKDGDPKSDDDTSEEPISLAEKSLLQKIIRKKLVETTKDIEIQRQNPNSPLYSVKTFDALHLKPALLKGVYAMGFNAPSRIQETALPTLLADPPQNMIAQSQSGTGKTAAFVLAMLSRVDTTKDYPQVLCLSPTYELAIQTGEVAARMSRFCPEIKIKYAVRGEEISRGSGDNMSKSRPRITEHIIIGTPGKVLDWGYKFKYFELVKISVFVLDEADVMIATQGHQDQCIRIHKLLPRTCQMMFFSATYEPEVMNFAEIIVSNPLIIRLLREEESLDNIKQYYIKCKNVDEKYTAITNIYGVITIGQAIIFCHTKRTASWLAEKMTKDGHAVAILSGDLTVEQRISVLDRFRAGLEKVLITTNVLARGIDVEQVTIVVNFDLPMDQKRQADCETYLHRIGRTGRFGKSGIAINLIDSPHAMQLCNDIEKHFGKKIHYLDAEDADEIEKIGA, from the exons ATGGCTTCGACTAAGGTCGACTGGGGTCAATATGCCGACGAACAGGACAAATTGGCATCAAAG GTGACAAACTTGAACTTGGATAAACCAAATCCAGCCGCTCCAGCCATTCCCTCTGAATCTGTAAAGGATGGAGATCCAAAGAGCGATGATGATACATCGGAGGAGCCGATATCACTAGCAGAAAAATCACTCCTGCAAaagattataagaaaaaaattagttgaAACAACGAAAGATATAGAGATTCAAAGACAGAATCCAAATTCTCCATTATATAGCGTCAAAACTTTTGATGCTCTTCatct cAAGCCTGCGCTATTGAAAGGAGTATATGCTATGGGATTTAATGCTCCCTCCAGAATTCAAGAAACTGCTTTACCTACCTTACTCGCTGATCC accaCAGAATATGATTGCACAATCTCAGTCTGGTACTGGTAAAACAGCTGCTTTTGTACTTGCTATGTTGAGTCGGGTGGATACTACAAAGGATTACCCACAAGTACTTTGTCTGTCACCTACGTACGAATTGGCGATTCAAACAGGCGAAGTAGCGGCAAGAATGTCACGCTTTTGTCccgagataaaaataaagtacgcCGTGAGAGGAGaagaaa TAAGTCGTGGATCAGGTGATAACATGAGTAAAAGTAGACCAAGAATCACCGAGCACATAATTATAGGAACCCCAGGCAAAGTGTTGGATTGgggatataaatttaaatactttgaaTTAGTCAAAATATCTGTTTTTGTGTTGGATGAAGCGGATGTAATGATTGCTACACAAGGTCACCAGGATCAATGCATTCGTATTCATAA aTTACTTCCACGTACATGTCAAATGATGTTCTTTTCCGCGACATATGAACCAGAAGTGATGAACTTTGCAGAGATCATAGTCAGTAATCCGTTAATAATACGGTTATTAAGAGAAGAGGAGAGTTTAGACAATATCAAACAATACTACATTAAATGCAAAAACGTAGATGAGAAATATACAGCTATTACTAACATTTATGGCGTAATAACAATCGGGcaagcaattattttttgtcat ACAAAAAGAACAGCCAGTTGGTTGGCAGAGAAGATGACGAAAGATGGACATGCAGTAGCGATACTCTCTGGTGACTTGACAGTCGAACAAAGAATTTCCGTATTAGATAGATTTAGAGCAGGACTTGAGAAAGTTCTCATCACTACAAATGTCTTAGCCAGAG GCATTGATGTAGAACAGGTAACGATAGTCGTTAACTTCGATCTGCCGATGGATCAAAAACGACAAGCCGACTGCGAAACATATTTGCACAGGATTGGCAGAACAGGTCGATTCGGTAAATCGGGGATTgccattaatttaattgactCGCCCCATGCGATGCAATTGTGCAATGACatagaaaaacattttggcaaaaaaattcattatctaGACGCGGAGGATGCAGACGAAATCGAGAAAATTGGCGCTTAG
- the LOC140670920 gene encoding 10 kDa heat shock protein, mitochondrial isoform X1, producing MFQAAANAVKRLIPLFDRVLVQRAEAVTRTKGGIVLPEKAQAKVLRGTVIAIGPGARNNKGDHVPLSIKIGDTVLLPEYGGTKVELEDNREYHLFRESDILAKVEV from the exons atgttTCAGGCTGCTGCTAATGCTGTAAAGAGGCTTATTCCTCTTTTTGACAGGGTTCTTGTACAAAGGGCCGAGGCTGTAACCAGAACCAAAGGTGGCATTGTGTTGCCGGAGAAAGCTCAAGCAAAAGTTTTGCGAGGCACAGTTATCGCAATAGGACCTGGAGCAAggaataat aAAGGAGACCATGTGCCTTTAAGCATTAAGATTGGAGATACTGTATTACTTCCTGAATATGGCGGCACAAAAGTCGAACTTGAGGACAATAGAGAGTACCATCTGTTCCGCGAGTCGGATATATTAGCCAAAGTAGAAGTTTAA
- the LOC140670913 gene encoding heat shock protein 60A, with the protein MHKLPSLLRSTALRQLQARTYAKDVRFGADVRALMLQGVDVLADAVAVTMGPKGRNVILEQSWGSPKITKDGVTVAKGIELKDKFQNIGAKLVQDVANNTNEEAGDGTTTATILARAIAKEGFEKISKGANPVEIRRGVMLAVDKVKDELKTLSKPVTTPEEIAQVATISANGDKAVGNLISDAMKKVGKEGVITVKDGKTLTDELEVIEGLKFDRGYISPYFINSSKGARVEFQDALLLFSEKKISSVQSIIPALELANSQRKPLVIIAEDVDGEALSTLVVNRLKIGLQVAAVKAPGFGDNRKATLQDMAISTGGIVFGDDANLIKLEDVQASDLGQVGEVIITKDDTLILKGKGKKDDIDRRADQIRDQIENTTSDYEKEKLQERLARLASGVAVLRVGGSSEVEVNEKKDRVHDALNATRAAVEEGIVPGGGTALLRCIPALRQVKAVNSDQETGIKIVINALRMPCLQIAQNAGVDASVVVAKVSEGKLGYDALKDEYVDMIEKGIIDPTKVVRTALTDAAGVASLLTTAEAVVTEIPKEEPQLPGGMGGMGGMGGMGGMGGMGM; encoded by the exons ATGCATAAACTACCCAGCTTATTGAGAAGCACTGCCCTGCGCCAATTGCAGGCACGTACTTACGCCAAAGATGTGCGTTTTGGAGCGGACGTTCGTGCTTTGATGTTGCAAGGTGTAGACGTTTTGGCAGACGCTGTTGCTGTAACAATGGGTCCTAAAGGTCGTAATGTTATTCTGGAACAAAGTTGGGGAAGTCCAAAGATTACAAAGGACGGCGTGACTGTGGCAAAAGGTATCGAATTAAAGGataagtttcaaaatattgGAGCCAAATTAGTGCAGGATGTAGCTAATAACACCAATGAAGAAGCTGGTGATGGTACCACAACTGCAACCATATTAGCTAGAGCTATAGCCAAAGAGGGATTTGAGAAGATCAGCAAAGGTGCAAATCCTGTAGAAATCAGACGAG GTGTAATGTTGGCAGTAGACAAAGTCAAAGATGAGTTGAAAACTTTAAGTAAACCAGTCACGACACCTGAAGAAATTGCTCAAGTAGCAACGATATCCGCTAATGGTGACAAAGCCGTCGGCAACTTGATATCTGACGCCATGAAGAAGGTTGGAAAGGAAGGTGTAATTACTGTAAAGGATGGCAAAACGCTCACGGATGAACTGGAAGTCATAGAGGGATTGAAATTCGATAGAGGCTACATCTCtccatattttatcaattccAGTAAAGGAGCCAGAGTCGAGTTTCAAGACGCACTCCTTCTTTTCAGCGAAAAGAAGATCTCCTCCGTTCAGAGCATTATCCCCGCCTTAGAACTGGCGAACTCACAACGCAAACCTCTCGTCATAATTGCCGAGGACGTAGATGGCGAGGCTCTGTCGACGCTCGTTGTCAATCGTTTGAAAATCGGATTGCAAGTGGCTGCGGTTAAAGCTCCCGGTTTCGGTGACAATAGAAAAGCTACTCTTCAAGATATGGCAATATCCACTGGTGGTATTGTATTCGGCGATGACGCTAATCTTATCAAACTGGAGGATGTTCAG GCAAGCGACTTGGGTCAGGTGGGAGAAGTTATTATCACGAAAGATGACACTCTTATTTTGAAGGGCAAAGGGAAAAAAGATGATATCGATAGGAGAGCCGATCAAATTAGAGATCAAATCGAGAACACTACGTCCGAttatgagaaagagaaactgCAGGAACGTTTGGCGAGGTTAGCATCCGGAGTCGCCGTCTTGAGGGTTGGTGGAAGCAGCGAGGTGGAAGTTAATGAGAAGAAGGACCGCGTACACGATGCCCTCAATGCCACTCGCGCCGCTGTCGAGGAAGGAATTGTTCCTGGag gcgGCACCGCTTTGTTGAGGTGCATCCCAGCTCTGCGACAGGTCAAGGCGGTGAACAGCGATCAGGAGACcggaattaaaattgtaataaatgctCTGCGTATGCCGTGTCTACAAATTGCACAAAACGCTGGTGTTGACGCCAGTGTGGTGGTGGCTAAAGTGAGCGAGGGCAAGTTGGGTTACGATGCCCTGAAGGATGAATACGTTGACATGATCGAAAAGGGCATCATCGATCCCACAAAAGTTGTACGCACCGCTCTCACTGACGCGGCGGGCGTCGCATCGTTGTTGACAACGGCGGAAGCGGTTGTCACTGAAATACCCAAGGAAGAACCGCAATTACCAGGCGGTATGGGTGGTATGGGTGGTATGGGAGGAATGGGCGGCATGGGTGGTATGggcatgtaa
- the Sas10 gene encoding something about silencing protein 10 — MVRKKSTRKPLDDEDANDMEDDIGDMDMNAVTDSEEEYTETERKLLEKVRKQRTTENFDSDDEVYGLQNESEEEEQEDDEQDSMESDIEELQEDFELPNDRAWGNKARTFYSSDYKYTDYAAAPQKDLINADMEEEEGKRLHLRSMEQYLDLDSMNINEIVQTIKDRKSDPKDSKQVSDKESFMFMVNNFKDCMTEAKDVLAPFLKLVENGTCPDCDAVALVRTKYHVLLNYCINVSFFLMLKAKGLPVKMHPVTKRLIQYHELLDKLQSEQGNLLEQVAEIVNAVQEGKPLYCISDGSQIQTRKKIPKQSRLIKKAAPQKETLIEQDKQEQLLSDSMEETDLDEGKPDDSTAIDDEKDNVTNMDPTSEEEGKRAITYQMAKNRGLTPYRKKELRNPRVKHKNKYRKALIRRKGAIREVRKELKRYEGEISGIKAGVKKGIKLKY, encoded by the exons ATGGTTCGCAAAAAAAG TACAAGAAAGCCTCTCGACGATGAAGATGCCAATGATATGGAAGATGATATCGGAGACATGGACATGAACGCTGTGACAGATTCAGAAGAAGAATATACGGAAACGGAGAGAAAACTGCTAGAAAAAGTTCGGAAACAACGCACCACTGAAAATTTCGATAGTGACGATGAAGTTTATGGATTGCAAAATGAGAGCGAAGAGGAGGAGCAGGAAGATGATGAGCAAGATTCGATGGAGTCTGACATTGAAGAATTGCAAGAGGATTTTGAGTTGCCAAACGACAGAGCCTGGGGTAACAAGGCAAGAACTTTCTATTCGTCGGACTACAAATATACAGATTATGCAGCAGCACCTCAAAAggatttaattaatgccgatatggaagaagaggaaggaaAAAGGCTTCATTTGAGATCGATGGAACAGTATTTAGATCTTGATAGTATGAATATCAATGAAATTGTACAAACcataaaagatagaaaaagtgATCCAAAAGATAGTAAACAAGTATCCGATAAAGAATCTTTTATGTTTAtggtcaataattttaaag ATTGCATGACAGAAGCAAAAGATGTTTTGGCACCCTTTCTCAAACTGGTTGAAAATGGAACATGTCCTGATTGCGACGCTGTAGCTTTAGTTAGAACGAAATATcacgttttattaaattattgtatcaatgtttcttttttcttgatGCTGAAAGCCAAAGGTTTACCAGTAAAAATGCATCCAGTTACAAAGCGTCTGATACAGTATCACGAACTGCTCGACAAATTGCAATCAGAACAGGGAAATTTGTTGGAGCAAGTGGCAGAAATAGTTAATGCAGTTCAGGAGGGTAAACCTCTTTATTGTATATCAGATGGTTCTCAGATACAAACTCGTAAAAAGATTCCAAAACAGagcagattaataaaaaaagcagcACCTCAGAAAGAAACATTAATAGAACAAGACAAACAAGAACAATTACTGTCGGATAGTATGGAAGAAACAGATTTAGATGAAGGAAAGCCAGATGATAGCACAGCTATAGATGACGAAAAGGATAATGTCACAAACATGGATCCTACGAGCGAAGAGGAAGGAAAGAGAGCAATAACTTACCAAATGGCAAAGAATAGAGGTCTTACACCTTATCGAAAGAAGGAATTACGCAATCCTCGAGtgaaacacaaaaataaatatcgtaaAGCCCTGATTCGCAGAAAAGGCGcg ataagAGAAGTGAGAAAGGAGTTGAAACGTTATGAAGGAGAGATTTCAGGTATCAAAGCAGGTGTAAAAAAGggcattaaattgaaatattaa
- the LOC140670920 gene encoding 10 kDa heat shock protein, mitochondrial isoform X2: MAAANAVKRLIPLFDRVLVQRAEAVTRTKGGIVLPEKAQAKVLRGTVIAIGPGARNNKGDHVPLSIKIGDTVLLPEYGGTKVELEDNREYHLFRESDILAKVEV; this comes from the exons ATG GCTGCTGCTAATGCTGTAAAGAGGCTTATTCCTCTTTTTGACAGGGTTCTTGTACAAAGGGCCGAGGCTGTAACCAGAACCAAAGGTGGCATTGTGTTGCCGGAGAAAGCTCAAGCAAAAGTTTTGCGAGGCACAGTTATCGCAATAGGACCTGGAGCAAggaataat aAAGGAGACCATGTGCCTTTAAGCATTAAGATTGGAGATACTGTATTACTTCCTGAATATGGCGGCACAAAAGTCGAACTTGAGGACAATAGAGAGTACCATCTGTTCCGCGAGTCGGATATATTAGCCAAAGTAGAAGTTTAA